From a region of the Actinomadura luzonensis genome:
- a CDS encoding MOSC domain-containing protein has protein sequence MKLASIHYYPVKSTAGHDTTTAEVQPWGLAGDRRYVITDERGYVLTARERPRLLACVAELDGDRLTLTGPHAAPLPVTPAGEPGTGELSTIVMGGTPVAVTDCGDDAAAWLSELAGQPVRLKWLDDPTRRPVESAYGRPEDRVSLADGFPLLLTTAASLARLNEWVAEGALERGEEPPAPLAMRRFRPNVVVDGADAFAEDEWKRVRIGAVDFRVTKGCDRCVLTTVDPETYTKGKEPIRTLSRHRKWDGKVWFGVNLIPDTTGRITVGDSIAIL, from the coding sequence ATGAAGCTGGCGAGCATTCATTACTACCCCGTCAAATCCACCGCGGGGCATGACACCACCACGGCCGAGGTGCAGCCCTGGGGGCTGGCGGGCGACCGCCGCTACGTGATCACCGACGAGCGCGGGTACGTGCTCACCGCCCGCGAGCGTCCCCGGCTGCTGGCCTGCGTGGCCGAGCTGGACGGCGACCGGCTCACGCTGACCGGCCCGCACGCGGCCCCGCTGCCGGTCACCCCGGCCGGCGAGCCGGGCACGGGCGAATTGTCCACGATCGTGATGGGCGGCACGCCGGTGGCGGTCACCGACTGCGGCGACGACGCGGCGGCCTGGCTGTCGGAGCTGGCCGGGCAGCCGGTCCGGCTGAAGTGGCTGGACGACCCGACCCGCCGCCCGGTCGAGTCGGCGTACGGGCGGCCCGAGGACCGGGTCAGCCTGGCCGACGGCTTCCCGCTGCTGCTCACCACCGCGGCCTCGCTCGCCCGGCTGAACGAGTGGGTCGCCGAGGGCGCGCTGGAGCGCGGCGAGGAGCCGCCCGCGCCGCTGGCCATGCGCCGCTTCCGCCCGAACGTGGTGGTGGACGGGGCGGACGCCTTCGCCGAGGACGAGTGGAAGCGGGTGCGCATCGGCGCGGTGGACTTCCGCGTCACCAAGGGCTGCGACCGGTGCGTGCTGACGACCGTCGATCCGGAGACGTACACGAAGGGCAAGGAGCCCATCAGGACGCTGTCCAGGCACCGCAAGTGGGACGGCAAGGTGTGGTTCGGCGTCAACCTGATCCCGGACACGACCGGCCGGATCACAGTGGGCGATTCGATCGCCATTCTCTGA
- a CDS encoding MFS transporter translates to MTSTPTKPAVSSPDPIRSIQRRTLGVLSAAQIMGGVGVAVGLALSSVVVDELSGSTVISGFAGTATTLGAALLALPTAKASGRGGRRAGLTLAYVAALTGCLISVTAINLRTWPLLLAGLVLVGGGSAGGLAARYSATDLSPKGRSARHLSLVVWASTIGSVAGPNLAKPADQIGVRLGLVDKAGPFAFAALAFTLAMIIILGLLRPDPLRLARRLDGAPDAGPAGNRTIRTAWHTLRTTPTARRALVMIAVSHTAMVSVMSMTPVKLHHDGSTLDVIGLVISLHIAGMYMLSPVVGWLADKAGKVPVLVLGMALLLTAATLAGTAGHRVTQVTAALFLLGLGWSCGLVAGSALVTESVPIERRPAVQGLSDLLMNVCGATGTIVAGAIVGVLSYGFLGLVVGVMVTLAAAWLLTLRARG, encoded by the coding sequence GTGACCAGCACCCCCACCAAGCCGGCCGTCTCCTCCCCTGACCCGATCCGGAGCATCCAGCGCCGCACCCTGGGCGTGTTGTCGGCGGCTCAGATCATGGGCGGCGTGGGGGTCGCGGTCGGGCTGGCGCTCAGCTCGGTCGTGGTGGACGAGCTGTCGGGATCCACGGTCATCAGCGGCTTCGCCGGCACCGCCACCACGCTCGGCGCGGCGCTGCTGGCCCTGCCCACGGCCAAGGCCTCCGGCAGGGGCGGCCGGCGCGCCGGGCTGACCCTCGCGTACGTGGCCGCGCTGACCGGCTGCCTGATCTCGGTGACCGCCATCAACCTGCGGACCTGGCCGCTGCTCCTGGCCGGCCTGGTGCTGGTGGGCGGCGGCAGCGCGGGCGGGCTGGCCGCGCGGTACTCGGCGACCGACCTGTCGCCGAAGGGCCGCTCGGCCCGGCACCTGTCGCTGGTGGTGTGGGCCTCGACCATCGGCTCCGTCGCCGGCCCGAACCTGGCCAAGCCCGCCGACCAGATCGGTGTCCGGCTGGGGCTGGTGGACAAGGCCGGGCCGTTCGCGTTCGCGGCGCTGGCCTTCACCCTGGCCATGATCATCATCCTCGGCCTGCTGCGTCCCGACCCGCTCCGGCTGGCCCGCCGCCTCGACGGCGCGCCCGACGCCGGACCGGCGGGCAACCGCACGATCAGGACCGCCTGGCACACCCTGCGCACCACCCCGACGGCCCGCCGCGCGCTGGTGATGATCGCGGTGAGCCACACGGCGATGGTGTCGGTCATGTCGATGACCCCGGTGAAGCTGCACCACGACGGCTCCACCCTGGACGTCATCGGCCTGGTGATCAGCCTGCACATCGCCGGCATGTACATGTTGTCGCCGGTCGTCGGCTGGCTGGCGGACAAGGCCGGCAAGGTGCCCGTGCTGGTGCTCGGCATGGCGCTGCTGCTGACCGCCGCCACGCTCGCCGGCACGGCCGGGCACCGGGTGACGCAGGTGACGGCGGCGCTGTTCCTGCTCGGGCTCGGCTGGTCGTGCGGGCTGGTGGCCGGCTCGGCGCTGGTGACCGAGTCGGTGCCGATCGAGCGCCGTCCCGCCGTGCAAGGGCTGTCCGACCTGCTGATGAACGTCTGCGGCGCCACCGGCACGATCGTCGCCGGCGCGATCGTCGGCGTGCTGTCCTACGGCTTCCTCGGCCTGGTCGTCGGCGTCATGGTGACCCTCGCCGCGGCCTGGCTGCTGACCCTGCGCGCCCGCGGCTGA